A stretch of Lepidochelys kempii isolate rLepKem1 chromosome 14, rLepKem1.hap2, whole genome shotgun sequence DNA encodes these proteins:
- the LOC140897980 gene encoding maestro heat-like repeat-containing protein family member 7 — MAKDEAALKLIREQLQCRDKDEGQQLLFLQAIYPTCLAARERGEDTLEPRCCKAAVVKRIVELIEELPDDSSPSAVLAHSLAAALHKVIPEVLDAMLGNLLAESPDTDRLHFILENINLWVVSRVSQERARAIRSSTALLRYTVTLPEFDISAEFPRMGHHVAQLALFVSDPDKDISRQAREGTYRLYQLLLRQRGLTIHDAEDLWCYDWHQDRRLLGYKNTARVGEVFGKFFSIGQKRSFLQTAVLAIHDPLLRVSQAGLVLVYSLLGEAQQLMGVTHEDVTAKVMGQLHIIRHLHQMPEALQGLWLV, encoded by the exons atggccaaagatgaagctgctctcaagctcatccgagagcagctccagtgcagagataag gatgaggggcagcagctcctgttccttcaggccatctaccccacatgtctggctgcacgggagagaggggaggacacactggagccgcgctgctgcaaggcggctgtggtgaagaggatcgtg gagctcatcgaggagcttcccgatgactcgtcacccagcgccgtcctcgcccactccctggctgca gctctgcacaaagtcatcccagaggtcctggatgccatgctggggaacctgctggcagagtccccagacacagacaggctccacttcatcttggag AATATCAACTtgtgggtcgtgtccagggtgtcgcaggagcgagccagggccatcaggagcagcacagccctgctgagatacacagtcaccctccctgagtttgac ATCTCTGCCGagttccccaggatgggtcaccatgtggcccagctggctctatttgtcagcgatccagacaaggacatcagccggcaggccagggaggggacttaccggctctaccagctgctgctccgacagaggg gcctgaccatacatgacgcagaagatctctggtgctatgactggcaccaggacagaaggctcttaggctacaagaatacagccagagtgggggag gtctttggaaaattcttctccattGGTCAGAAGAGATCCTtcctgcagacagcagtgctggccatccacgaccctctgttgcgtgtcagccaggctgggctggtgctcgtctactccctcctgggggaagcgcagcaactgatgggggtcacg cacgaggatgtcacagccaaggtcatgggccagcttcacatcatcaggcacttgcaccagatgcccgaggcgctgcaggggctgtggctCGTCTGA